The genomic window TAATCCATGAACATTATGGACAAAATCATGTACTACAACGGGATCGTCAACAGTTTCGTCTGGGGCGCGCCCGTTTTAATATTGCTGGTCGGCACGGGCGTTTATCTTACGCTTCTGCTCGGCCTTCCGCAATTCCGTTACTTCTTCGACGCAATGTCAGAAGTCTTCAGCTTCCGCAAGAAGAAGGACGAGGACAAGTCAATATCCTCCTTCGCGGCAATGGCTACGGCAATGGCGGCTACCGTCGGAACAGGCAACGTTGCTGGTGTTGCGACTGCACTTCATCTCGGCGGGCCCGGAGCTCTCGTGTGGATGCTGGTATCTGCACTCTTCGGCATGGGCACGAAGTTCGCTGAAGTTACGCTGGCCGTGCATTACAGGCAGAAGGACGCGCACGGAGACTGGCGCGGGGGCACAATGTACATCCTCGAGAAGGGTACGAGCGAGGCTCTGGGTTCAGGGTTCGGCTTCATCGGGAAGGTGCTTGCGGTGCTGTTCGCCCTGTTCGCGTTCCTTGCGTCGTTCGGAATCGGTGCGGCAACTCAGGCTAACTCTGCGGCTGAAGCCATGAGCATGGGCTGGGGCATCAACCACATGTACAGCGGTATAGTCATGGCGGTGCTCGTTGCTCTGGTTATCATCGGCGGCCTCAAGAGCCTTTCGACTGTAACAACGTACATTGTCCCCTTCATGGCTATCTTCTACATCATCGGCTCGGTGTATGTTCTCGTCCTCAATGCTTCAGCGATACCTGCGGCTGTGTCCAACGCAGTTCATCTTGCGTTCAACAACCCGTTAGAGACACTTCCCGGAGCACTTGCAGGCTGGGGCGTGAAAGAAGCAGTGCAGAGAGGTATAGCGCGCGGAGTGTTCAGCAATGAAGCCGGTATGGGTTCTGCGCCGATGGTTCACGCGACGGCGAACGTAGAGCATCCTGTACAGCAGGGCTTCTACGGAATCTTTGAGGTCTTCATGGACACCGTCGTAATCTGCACGATGACAGCTCTTGTCGTTATGTCGACAGGTACTCTCACGAGCTCGCCTGATCTTACGGGTGCACAGCTCACGCTTCAGGCCTTCGAGAACGCTCTTGGTGCTCCCGGAAAGTACGTGCTCTCGATAGGGCTTCTGCTCTTCGCGTTCACGACGATTCTCGGCTGGTACTGGTACTCAGAGACAGCGGCGACATACCTCTTCGGAATGTGGGTAAAGCCCATCACCAAAATCTTATGGATTGCAATGATAGTCATCGGTGCGGCAGGAGCACAGTTCATCGGAGCAGAGGGCAATCAGTTCCTGAACAATATCTGGGACATCTCGGACACGCTTAACGGCTTGATGGCACTCCCGAACCTTATCGGGCTTCTGATTCTGTCCGTAACGCTCAAGCGCATTGTGAGCGACTACGACGAGAAGTACGGCATCCCCAGCGACAGAGTATTGTCGCAGTCAGAGAAGGTTCTCGTCGCTAAGGTTCAGTACATCGTTACGGGAATCATCGCGGTAGTGATGGGAATGACGGCGTTCTTCGCGTACACCCAGCTGTTCGCGGCACTGGCTGTCGTGCTCGGGCTGTATACCGCGTACAAGAGGCAGACACTTCTGGGCTTCCTTGCTGTGATTCTGGGAATTGCGGCGGCGGCTATGTAGGATTGGCTTAACTTGCCCTCCCTGAGAGATTGGGGAGGGTTTTTGTGTCATAATATATCCACATCAAGGCACGATAATTCATTCAGGAGGTGCAGTTATCATGATAATCAGGACAGCAAGAATCTTACTCGCAGCAGCAGCAGTGGCAGTCTTCGCGTCATCGGCCTTCGCATCAACGTCGGGGGTCATCAACAGATTTGCGTTCGACACCGCGCGGATACTTGGCCAAGACAGCGGGACTTACTTCTTCTCGCCGTACAGCATAATCTCAGCGTTCGGTATGGCTTATGCCGGAGCGTCAGGGGACACTGCCGCCGAGATGGAACGTTCGCTCGGCTTCACGAAGGAGCTTCACGGTGAGCTCGATGAGCTTGCGCGCGTGCTCAAGGACGGACAGTACCTCTCCTCAGCAAACAGAGTGTGGCTCCGCACAGGCCTGAACCTCAGCAAGGAGTATCAGGACACGCTGCTTCTGTACTACGGGAGCAGGGCGGTCAAGCTCAACATCAAGGACAAAACCGAAGCCTCCCGCAAGATCATCAACAACTGGGTGAGCGGCAAGACCAACGGCAAGATTCCCAGCCTGCTCTCGAGCCTCGATCCGTCAACGCAGATGATAATCACCAACGCCGTGTACTTCAAGGCTGAGTGGCAAAGTAGGTTCAGCAAGAAGCTCACAGCCCCCGAAAAGTTCCGCGACGGCGACAAAGTTACGGAAGTCCCGATGATGAAGAAGAACTCCGACTTCCAGTACGCGGAGATTGACGGCGTGAAGATTATCCGCCTGCCCTACAAGGGACGCAGGGTGTCGATGTTCGTGGTTCTTCCGCCGGAGGACAAGCCCGAAGCTCTTGACGCGCTCGACGCAGAGGCGTTCTCCGGGCTGGTGAATGCTATGAGCAAGTACAAGGTTGACCTGTGGCTGCCGAAGTTCAGGACGGAGGAGAGCTACCAGCTGGCGGACATCTTCAAGGCACTCGGAGTAAAGCAGGCCTTC from Synergistaceae bacterium includes these protein-coding regions:
- a CDS encoding serpin family protein; this encodes MIIRTARILLAAAAVAVFASSAFASTSGVINRFAFDTARILGQDSGTYFFSPYSIISAFGMAYAGASGDTAAEMERSLGFTKELHGELDELARVLKDGQYLSSANRVWLRTGLNLSKEYQDTLLLYYGSRAVKLNIKDKTEASRKIINNWVSGKTNGKIPSLLSSLDPSTQMIITNAVYFKAEWQSRFSKKLTAPEKFRDGDKVTEVPMMKKNSDFQYAEIDGVKIIRLPYKGRRVSMFVVLPPEDKPEALDALDAEAFSGLVNAMSKYKVDLWLPKFRTEESYQLADIFKALGVKQAFTNLADFSGITEDTALKIDAVVHKTFIEVDEEKTEAAAVTGLGLLGATMMPSPTPKAVFHADHPFTYFIVDDESGTILFMGRQTF
- a CDS encoding sodium:alanine symporter family protein codes for the protein MDKIMYYNGIVNSFVWGAPVLILLVGTGVYLTLLLGLPQFRYFFDAMSEVFSFRKKKDEDKSISSFAAMATAMAATVGTGNVAGVATALHLGGPGALVWMLVSALFGMGTKFAEVTLAVHYRQKDAHGDWRGGTMYILEKGTSEALGSGFGFIGKVLAVLFALFAFLASFGIGAATQANSAAEAMSMGWGINHMYSGIVMAVLVALVIIGGLKSLSTVTTYIVPFMAIFYIIGSVYVLVLNASAIPAAVSNAVHLAFNNPLETLPGALAGWGVKEAVQRGIARGVFSNEAGMGSAPMVHATANVEHPVQQGFYGIFEVFMDTVVICTMTALVVMSTGTLTSSPDLTGAQLTLQAFENALGAPGKYVLSIGLLLFAFTTILGWYWYSETAATYLFGMWVKPITKILWIAMIVIGAAGAQFIGAEGNQFLNNIWDISDTLNGLMALPNLIGLLILSVTLKRIVSDYDEKYGIPSDRVLSQSEKVLVAKVQYIVTGIIAVVMGMTAFFAYTQLFAALAVVLGLYTAYKRQTLLGFLAVILGIAAAAM